The Achromobacter pestifer genome includes a region encoding these proteins:
- a CDS encoding sodium:calcium antiporter, producing the protein MFLTLFLFFLSAAVIYFACEFFVNGVEWVGHRFQLGATATGTVLAAFGTALPESAVTFMAVVFGETPEQKDIGVGAAMGGPLVLATLAYAVVGLALWRSRRGRATQADCINADQRRLARDQAWFMGIFLFKVGLGLLAFAWKPWLGILFLATYGLYVKRELSRDEASLDSEDLEPLKLRPRDEDPSMFWAVTQTVMALVVIAGASHVFVNQIELLGVAMGASPHVAALLLAPVATELPEIMNALIWVRQGKERLALANISGAMMIQATIPSALGIFMTPWLLDAPLLAAGLFTMLSIGLLWLRFRRSAMSVPALSAVGGLYAVFAAYLGWHFYA; encoded by the coding sequence ATGTTTCTCACCCTGTTCCTGTTTTTCCTGTCAGCGGCAGTGATCTACTTCGCCTGCGAGTTCTTCGTGAACGGCGTCGAGTGGGTCGGCCATCGCTTCCAGCTGGGCGCCACCGCCACCGGCACCGTGCTCGCCGCGTTCGGCACCGCCCTGCCGGAAAGCGCCGTGACCTTCATGGCTGTTGTGTTCGGCGAAACCCCCGAGCAAAAAGACATAGGCGTAGGCGCCGCCATGGGCGGCCCGCTGGTGCTGGCCACGCTGGCCTATGCGGTGGTGGGCCTGGCCCTGTGGCGCTCGCGCCGCGGGCGGGCCACGCAGGCGGACTGTATCAACGCGGACCAGCGCCGGTTGGCCCGCGACCAGGCCTGGTTCATGGGCATCTTCCTCTTCAAGGTGGGCCTGGGCCTGCTGGCCTTTGCCTGGAAGCCCTGGCTGGGCATTCTGTTCCTCGCCACCTACGGCCTCTACGTCAAGCGCGAACTGAGCCGCGACGAGGCGAGCCTGGACAGCGAGGATTTGGAGCCGCTGAAGCTGCGCCCGCGCGACGAGGACCCGAGCATGTTCTGGGCGGTCACGCAGACGGTGATGGCCCTGGTCGTGATCGCCGGGGCATCGCATGTGTTCGTGAACCAGATCGAGCTGCTGGGCGTGGCCATGGGCGCATCGCCCCATGTGGCCGCGCTGTTGCTGGCGCCGGTGGCGACCGAGCTGCCGGAAATCATGAATGCGCTGATCTGGGTGCGCCAGGGCAAGGAACGGCTGGCGCTGGCCAACATCTCGGGCGCCATGATGATCCAGGCGACCATCCCCAGCGCGCTGGGCATCTTCATGACGCCCTGGCTGCTGGACGCGCCCTTGCTCGCGGCGGGCCTGTTCACGATGCTGTCGATCGGCCTGCTGTGGCTGCGCTTCCGCCGCTCGGCCATGAGCGTGCCGGCATTGTCGGCGGTGGGCGGCCTGTATGCCGTGTTCGCTGCCTATCTGGGCTGGCATTTCTACGCTTGA
- a CDS encoding aminopeptidase P N-terminal domain-containing protein, with protein sequence MSLPPDDIAPYAARRQRLMAQMRAEGGGIAILATAPEATRNRDAEYPYRHDSDFFYLTGFTEPGAWLVLIAGATDRTLLFCRPRHIEHEIWEGKRFGPEAAAAHFGFDDAHPLDALDELMPALLQDHATLYAPLAGDKRHDGRLHRWLAAAREASRGGHAPPARQQDIRPLLAEMRLIKDATEIAAMRRAAKISAGAHVRAMRVARPGMHEYEIEAELLYEFRRHGAQSVAYNSIVAAGANACVLHYPAGEAVLRDGDLVLIDAGCEVDSYASDITRTFPVNGRYSGPQRALYDLTVAAQDAAAQATAPGRGFNDGHQAALRVLAQGMLDLKLLKGSLDGVLESGDYSRFYMHRTGHWLGLDVHDVGDYRQPGPAHGAERPWRKLEPGMMLTIEPGIYVRPADDVPEAYWNIGIRTEDDALVTDEGCELITRGVPVQAGEIEALMRE encoded by the coding sequence ATGAGCCTGCCTCCCGACGACATCGCCCCTTACGCCGCGCGGCGCCAACGCCTGATGGCGCAGATGCGCGCCGAAGGCGGCGGCATCGCCATCCTGGCCACCGCCCCGGAGGCCACGCGCAACCGCGACGCGGAATATCCCTACCGGCACGACAGCGACTTCTTCTACCTGACCGGATTCACCGAACCCGGCGCCTGGCTGGTGCTGATCGCGGGCGCGACCGACCGCACCCTGCTCTTCTGCCGTCCGCGCCACATCGAACATGAAATCTGGGAGGGCAAGCGTTTCGGTCCCGAGGCGGCCGCGGCGCATTTCGGTTTCGACGACGCCCATCCGCTCGATGCGCTGGACGAACTGATGCCCGCGCTGCTACAGGACCACGCCACCTTGTATGCCCCCCTGGCCGGCGACAAGCGCCACGACGGCCGCCTGCACCGCTGGCTGGCGGCGGCCCGCGAGGCCAGCCGCGGCGGCCATGCGCCGCCCGCGCGCCAACAGGACATCCGGCCGCTGCTGGCCGAGATGCGGCTGATCAAGGACGCCACGGAAATCGCGGCGATGCGGCGCGCGGCCAAGATCTCGGCCGGCGCCCATGTGCGCGCCATGCGCGTCGCCCGCCCCGGCATGCACGAGTACGAGATCGAGGCCGAACTGCTGTACGAGTTCCGCCGCCACGGCGCGCAATCGGTGGCCTACAACAGCATCGTGGCAGCGGGCGCGAACGCCTGCGTGCTGCACTATCCGGCTGGCGAGGCAGTGCTGCGCGACGGCGACCTGGTGCTGATCGACGCGGGCTGCGAGGTCGACAGCTACGCCAGCGACATCACCCGCACCTTTCCCGTGAACGGCCGCTACAGCGGCCCGCAGCGCGCGCTGTACGACCTGACGGTGGCAGCCCAGGATGCCGCCGCCCAGGCGACGGCGCCCGGCCGCGGCTTCAACGACGGGCACCAGGCCGCCCTGCGCGTGCTGGCGCAGGGCATGCTGGACCTGAAGCTCTTGAAGGGTTCGCTGGACGGCGTGCTGGAATCCGGCGACTACAGCCGTTTCTACATGCACCGCACCGGCCACTGGCTGGGCCTGGACGTGCACGACGTGGGCGACTACCGCCAGCCCGGCCCGGCCCACGGCGCCGAACGGCCCTGGCGCAAGCTGGAACCGGGCATGATGCTGACGATCGAGCCCGGCATCTATGTGCGGCCCGCCGACGACGTGCCCGAGGCCTACTGGAACATCGGCATCCGCACCGAAGACGACGCGCTGGTCACGGACGAAGGCTGCGAGCTCATCACCCGCGGCGTGCCGGTGCAAGCCGGCGAGATCGAAGCGCTGATGCGCGAATAG
- a CDS encoding UbiH/UbiF/VisC/COQ6 family ubiquinone biosynthesis hydroxylase, with amino-acid sequence MTSSAFDIAILGAGPVGRVLALMLARVAPDPARIALLAGSSPAPVAPSAAAPASDPRVLAMNHGSRVLLESLHAWPERSADIRNIHVSQRGRLGRTLIQNTDFGVPQLGSVVGYSGLHAKLDECVAACGVTVLQGPPARIGMQDADGVRVEQGDTTLLCQVAVQSDGAGATDLRRDYDQHAVLTTAHATLPRRGWAWERFTAEGPLALLPHPQTPDAYSVVWCSAPERAAELAALDNAAFSRALSAAFGDRLGRLSSQAPRHVFPLALSARRAQVHGRVAAIGNAAQTLHPVAGQGLNLGLRDAARLAQTLGGWLAHPNVNPGPALAEFAGARHVDRFITAGLTDLMPRIFSTGLAPVEHACGLALLGMDLAAPLRAPLAQHLLQGFRA; translated from the coding sequence ATGACTTCATCCGCCTTCGACATAGCGATTCTAGGCGCGGGCCCGGTGGGCCGCGTGCTGGCCCTGATGTTGGCCCGCGTGGCGCCCGACCCTGCGCGCATCGCGCTGCTTGCGGGCAGCTCGCCCGCCCCGGTCGCGCCATCGGCGGCGGCGCCCGCCTCGGATCCGCGCGTGCTGGCCATGAACCATGGCAGCCGCGTGCTGCTGGAATCGCTGCATGCCTGGCCCGAACGGTCGGCCGATATCCGCAACATCCATGTGTCGCAGCGCGGCCGGCTGGGCCGCACCCTGATCCAGAACACCGATTTCGGCGTGCCGCAGCTGGGCAGCGTGGTTGGCTATTCCGGCCTGCACGCCAAGCTGGACGAATGCGTGGCCGCTTGCGGCGTCACCGTGCTGCAAGGCCCGCCTGCCCGGATCGGCATGCAGGACGCGGACGGCGTGCGCGTCGAACAAGGCGACACGACGCTGCTGTGCCAGGTCGCGGTGCAATCCGACGGCGCGGGTGCGACCGACCTGCGCCGCGATTACGACCAGCATGCGGTGCTGACCACGGCGCACGCCACCCTGCCCCGCCGCGGCTGGGCCTGGGAACGCTTCACCGCCGAAGGCCCGCTGGCGCTGCTGCCGCACCCGCAGACCCCGGACGCCTATTCCGTCGTCTGGTGCAGCGCGCCCGAGCGCGCCGCCGAACTGGCAGCGCTGGACAACGCCGCGTTTTCGCGGGCGCTGTCCGCAGCGTTCGGCGACCGCCTGGGGCGGCTGTCCAGCCAGGCGCCGCGGCATGTCTTCCCATTGGCGCTCAGCGCCCGCCGCGCCCAGGTGCACGGCCGCGTGGCGGCCATCGGCAATGCCGCGCAGACCCTGCATCCGGTCGCTGGCCAGGGCCTGAACCTGGGCCTACGCGACGCCGCTCGCCTGGCCCAGACACTGGGCGGCTGGCTGGCCCACCCGAACGTCAATCCTGGTCCCGCGCTGGCGGAATTCGCCGGGGCGCGCCACGTGGACCGCTTCATCACCGCCGGCCTGACCGACCTGATGCCCCGCATCTTCTCGACCGGCCTGGCCCCGGTGGAACACGCTTGCGGCCTGGCCTTATTGGGAATGGATCTGGCCGCCCCGCTGCGCGCGCCGCTGGCGCAGCATCTGCTGCAAGGTTTCCGCGCCTGA
- the dusB gene encoding tRNA dihydrouridine synthase DusB: MRIGQWTLPNNVLVAPMAGVTDRPFRQLCKKLGAGYAVSEMAASNPKLWDSVKTSRRLNHDGEIAPISVQIAGADPAMMAEAAVFNASKGARIIDINMGCPVKKVCNVASGSALLRHEDQIARILDAVVSACAPLDVPVTLKTRTGWDRESRNALRVAKMAENAGIAALTLHGRTRADLYTGEAEYDTIRAVKAELKIPVVANGDITTPEKARHVLDYTGADAVMIGRAAQGRPWIFREIDHYLRTGETLAPPSYGEMRELLLEHLDDHYRFYGEHTGVRTARKHIGWYLDGLPGADSFCARMNLIDNTRDQWRAVSDWFDLISRDGGSHPAPVAEALLAA, translated from the coding sequence ATGCGCATAGGTCAATGGACCCTTCCCAACAACGTGCTGGTCGCGCCCATGGCGGGCGTGACGGACCGTCCTTTCCGCCAACTTTGCAAGAAGTTGGGGGCGGGCTATGCCGTGTCGGAAATGGCCGCGAGCAACCCCAAGCTGTGGGATAGCGTCAAAACCTCCCGGCGCCTGAACCACGACGGCGAGATCGCCCCCATTTCCGTGCAGATCGCGGGCGCCGACCCCGCCATGATGGCGGAAGCTGCGGTGTTCAACGCCAGCAAGGGCGCCCGGATCATCGACATCAACATGGGTTGCCCGGTCAAGAAGGTCTGCAACGTGGCCTCCGGGTCGGCGCTCTTGCGCCATGAAGACCAGATCGCCCGCATCCTGGACGCGGTGGTATCCGCCTGCGCCCCCTTGGACGTGCCGGTGACCCTGAAGACCCGCACCGGCTGGGACCGCGAAAGCCGCAATGCCCTGCGGGTGGCGAAAATGGCGGAAAACGCCGGCATCGCCGCCCTGACCCTGCACGGCCGCACCCGCGCCGACCTCTATACGGGCGAGGCGGAATATGACACTATCCGCGCCGTCAAGGCCGAACTGAAAATCCCCGTTGTCGCCAACGGAGATATCACCACGCCCGAAAAAGCCAGGCACGTCCTGGATTACACTGGCGCCGATGCGGTCATGATCGGGCGGGCGGCCCAAGGCCGTCCCTGGATTTTCCGCGAAATCGACCACTACCTGCGCACGGGCGAAACACTGGCCCCTCCCTCCTATGGGGAAATGCGCGAGCTGCTGCTCGAACATCTCGACGACCACTACCGGTTCTATGGCGAGCACACCGGCGTACGCACGGCGCGCAAGCACATAGGCTGGTATCTGGACGGCCTGCCGGGGGCGGACTCGTTCTGCGCCCGCATGAATCTGATCGACAACACCCGCGACCAGTGGCGGGCCGTGTCGGACTGGTTCGACCTCATCTCGCGCGACGGCGGATCCCATCCGGCGCCGGTCGCAGAAGCCCTGCTGGCGGCATAA
- a CDS encoding helix-turn-helix domain-containing protein: MSKKDVLEECVRASLERYFEDLGESEPHDMWDMVMRCVERPVLEVALERSGGNQSRASEMLGITRNTLRKKLLAHNIQI; the protein is encoded by the coding sequence ATGAGCAAGAAAGATGTCCTGGAAGAATGCGTGCGCGCCAGCCTGGAGCGCTATTTCGAAGACTTGGGTGAATCCGAGCCCCACGACATGTGGGACATGGTGATGCGCTGCGTGGAGCGCCCGGTGCTTGAAGTGGCGTTGGAACGGTCGGGCGGCAATCAGTCGCGGGCATCCGAAATGCTGGGCATCACCCGCAACACCCTGCGCAAGAAGTTGCTGGCGCACAATATTCAGATATAG
- the purH gene encoding bifunctional phosphoribosylaminoimidazolecarboxamide formyltransferase/IMP cyclohydrolase: protein MKIETALLSVSDKTGIVEFARALATRGVRLLSTGGTAKLLADSGLTVTEVAAHTGSPEILDGRVKTLHPKIHGGLLARRDSAEHMDTIKAAGIDRIDMLVVNLYPFRETVAKPDCTFADAVENIDIGGPAMLRAAAKNHGTEAGGVTVVIDPVDYSRVLAEMDKGGNTSYGLRLALASKVYAHTAAYDGAIAAYLTSLADAEPQQEAVPARNEWPGTLTLQVKQDQALRYGENPHQTAAFYVDAQRPAGLLGNYRQLQGKELSYNNIADADAAWECARSFEAPACVIVKHANPCGVAVAADTLGAYQQAFKTDPTSAFGGIIAFNRPVDAATAEAVSAQFLEVLLAPAYDGAALAILAAKKNVRVLEVPMGTGQNAFDIKRVGGGWLVQTPDAYNVPRDALKVVSKRQPTEQEMNDLAFAWKVAKYVKSNAIVFVGGGMTLGVGAGQMSRIDSARIASIKAENAGLTLKGSAVASDAFFPFRDGLDVVVAAGATCVIQPGGSMRDDEVIAAADEHGIAMVLTGTRHFRH, encoded by the coding sequence ATGAAAATCGAAACCGCCCTGCTTTCGGTGTCCGACAAGACCGGCATCGTTGAATTTGCCCGCGCCCTGGCCACGCGTGGCGTGCGCCTGCTGTCCACCGGCGGCACCGCCAAGCTGCTGGCCGACTCCGGCCTGACCGTCACCGAAGTGGCGGCCCACACGGGTTCGCCCGAAATTCTCGATGGCCGCGTCAAGACGCTGCACCCGAAGATCCACGGCGGCCTGCTGGCGCGCCGCGACAGCGCGGAGCACATGGACACCATCAAGGCGGCGGGCATCGACCGCATCGACATGCTGGTGGTCAACCTGTACCCCTTCCGCGAAACCGTGGCCAAGCCGGACTGCACCTTCGCCGACGCCGTCGAGAACATCGACATCGGCGGCCCGGCCATGCTGCGCGCGGCGGCCAAGAACCACGGCACCGAAGCCGGCGGCGTGACGGTGGTGATCGACCCGGTCGACTACTCGCGCGTGCTGGCCGAAATGGACAAGGGCGGCAACACCTCCTATGGCCTGCGCCTGGCGCTGGCCTCCAAGGTCTACGCCCACACCGCCGCCTACGACGGCGCCATCGCCGCCTACCTGACCAGCCTGGCCGACGCCGAGCCCCAGCAGGAAGCCGTGCCGGCCCGCAACGAATGGCCCGGCACGCTGACCCTGCAGGTCAAGCAGGACCAGGCCCTGCGCTACGGCGAGAACCCGCACCAGACCGCCGCCTTCTACGTCGACGCGCAGCGTCCGGCCGGCCTGCTGGGCAACTACCGCCAGCTGCAGGGCAAGGAACTGTCCTACAACAACATCGCGGACGCCGACGCCGCCTGGGAATGCGCGCGCAGCTTCGAAGCGCCCGCCTGCGTCATCGTCAAACACGCCAACCCCTGCGGCGTTGCGGTCGCGGCCGACACGCTGGGCGCCTACCAGCAAGCCTTCAAGACCGACCCGACCTCGGCCTTCGGCGGCATCATCGCCTTCAACCGTCCGGTGGACGCCGCCACGGCCGAAGCCGTGAGCGCGCAGTTCCTGGAAGTGCTGCTGGCCCCCGCCTATGACGGCGCGGCGCTGGCCATCCTGGCCGCCAAGAAGAACGTGCGCGTGCTGGAAGTGCCGATGGGCACGGGCCAGAACGCCTTCGACATCAAGCGCGTGGGAGGCGGCTGGCTGGTGCAGACCCCGGACGCCTACAACGTGCCGCGCGACGCGCTCAAGGTGGTCAGCAAGCGCCAGCCCACCGAACAGGAAATGAACGACCTGGCGTTCGCCTGGAAGGTCGCCAAGTACGTCAAGTCCAACGCCATCGTGTTCGTGGGCGGCGGCATGACGCTGGGCGTGGGCGCCGGCCAGATGAGCCGCATCGACTCGGCCCGCATCGCCTCGATCAAGGCGGAAAACGCCGGCCTGACCCTGAAGGGTTCGGCCGTGGCGTCGGACGCCTTCTTCCCGTTCCGCGACGGCCTGGACGTGGTGGTGGCGGCTGGCGCGACCTGCGTGATCCAGCCGGGCGGCAGCATGCGCGACGACGAAGTCATCGCCGCGGCCGACGAGCACGGCATCGCCATGGTGCTGACCGGCACCCGCCACTTCCGCCACTGA
- the ruvC gene encoding crossover junction endodeoxyribonuclease RuvC has product MRVLGIDPGLRRTGFGVIDADGPRLRYVASGTIVVPPALALSERLKVILDNLRQVARDTQPDVAALEIIFLNTNPASTLLLGQARGAALCALADSSLAVHEYTALQIKKAVVGTGRAAKEQVQMMVQHLLALDGAPAPDSADALACAICHAHAGPMQDKLERLGASLRMSGKTRIRNGRLIG; this is encoded by the coding sequence ATGCGCGTCCTCGGCATCGATCCCGGCTTGCGCCGCACCGGCTTCGGTGTGATCGATGCCGACGGCCCGCGGCTGCGCTACGTGGCCAGCGGGACCATCGTGGTCCCGCCGGCGCTGGCGCTGTCTGAACGCCTCAAGGTCATCCTGGACAATCTGCGCCAGGTGGCGCGCGACACGCAACCCGACGTGGCCGCGCTGGAAATCATCTTCCTGAACACCAACCCCGCGTCTACCCTGCTGCTGGGCCAGGCGCGCGGCGCCGCGCTATGCGCGCTGGCCGACAGCTCGCTGGCGGTGCACGAGTACACCGCGCTGCAGATCAAGAAGGCCGTGGTCGGCACCGGCCGCGCCGCCAAGGAGCAGGTGCAGATGATGGTGCAGCACCTGCTGGCGCTGGACGGCGCGCCCGCGCCCGACTCGGCCGACGCGCTGGCCTGCGCGATCTGCCATGCCCATGCCGGGCCCATGCAGGACAAGCTCGAGCGTCTGGGCGCGTCCCTGCGCATGAGCGGCAAGACCCGCATCCGCAACGGCCGGCTGATCGGCTGA